One region of Bacteroidota bacterium genomic DNA includes:
- a CDS encoding ATP-binding cassette domain-containing protein, whose protein sequence is MSENLLEIKGLKKYFPIKKGIFSKTVGHVKAVDDIDLVIKKGETLGLVGESGCGKTTVGRSLLRLIEPTGGSIIYDGKDITNIPLDEMKAYRKKMQIIFQDPYSSLNPRITVGGMLTEILKFHEIAEGEAADKRVAELLERVGLRKIYARRYPHEFSGGQRQRIGIARALSVQPELIVCDEPVSALDVSIQSQVINLLLDLQKEFGLTYLFISHDLSVVEYISNRVAVMYLGKIVEIADTSELYTSQKHPYTQALLSAVPVPDPKNKSKRIILSGDVPSPANVPSGCYFHPRCPKVFGDCPNIGPVLAPASGHRVRCLLYPESYPGTQKVA, encoded by the coding sequence AAGGTATATTTTCCAAAACTGTCGGCCACGTTAAAGCTGTTGATGATATCGACCTCGTTATCAAAAAAGGCGAAACACTCGGCTTAGTAGGGGAATCAGGCTGCGGCAAAACTACAGTGGGCCGCTCACTCTTAAGATTAATCGAACCAACCGGCGGAAGCATCATTTACGACGGCAAAGATATTACCAATATCCCGCTCGATGAAATGAAGGCATACCGCAAGAAGATGCAGATAATTTTTCAGGACCCGTATTCATCACTTAATCCGAGAATCACCGTAGGCGGAATGCTTACTGAAATCCTTAAGTTCCACGAAATCGCCGAAGGCGAAGCTGCCGATAAAAGAGTAGCTGAACTTCTCGAACGCGTCGGCCTGCGCAAGATATATGCAAGACGCTATCCACATGAATTCTCCGGCGGACAAAGACAGCGTATCGGTATTGCAAGAGCGCTTTCAGTTCAGCCTGAGCTTATTGTTTGTGATGAACCCGTATCTGCTCTTGACGTTTCCATTCAGTCGCAGGTAATCAATCTGCTGCTTGATTTGCAGAAGGAGTTCGGACTAACATATCTTTTCATATCACATGACTTATCAGTTGTAGAGTACATCTCAAACAGAGTTGCCGTTATGTACCTCGGCAAAATTGTTGAGATCGCCGATACAAGCGAGCTTTATACAAGCCAGAAACACCCATACACACAGGCATTACTATCAGCTGTTCCTGTTCCTGACCCTAAGAACAAGTCAAAGCGTATCATCTTATCGGGAGACGTACCGTCTCCTGCAAATGTGCCGTCTGGATGTTACTTCCATCCGAGATGCCCGAAGGTGTTTGGCGATTGCCCGAACATAGGACCGGTATTAGCTCCGGCATCAGGTCACAGAGTAAGATGTCTGCTTTATCCTGAAAGCTATCCGGGCACGCAGAAAGTAGCTTAG